The following are encoded together in the Geobacter sulfurreducens PCA genome:
- a CDS encoding ABC transporter ATP-binding protein: MTDHLLSAENLSKAFSVSAGPFSPRRELRAVSNVTFGIAPGETLGLAGESGCGKSTVGKLLMGLIPPDAGTIRFNGRAMADMARDERQSFHKDVQMIFQDPFSSLNPRMRVGDIVGEALDIHGLAPRGGRRARTLELLDMVGLQAGHADRYPHEFSGGQRQRIGIARAIAVSPRVIVADEPVSALDLSIQAQIINLLQQLKRDLGLSYLFIAHDLSVVRHLSDRVAVMYLGKIVEIGTRDAVFSRFQHPYTEALLSAVPRVKAGLSHKRIILAGDPPSPLNPPQACPFHPRCPYAEAICRTDVPPLEEKGTGHFAACHLSKKLFGIPTPFS; the protein is encoded by the coding sequence ATGACCGACCACCTCCTCAGCGCGGAGAACCTCTCCAAGGCATTTTCCGTCAGTGCCGGTCCCTTTTCCCCCCGGCGGGAGTTGCGGGCCGTCTCGAACGTGACCTTCGGTATCGCCCCCGGCGAGACCCTGGGACTCGCCGGCGAGTCCGGGTGCGGCAAGTCAACGGTGGGCAAACTTCTCATGGGGCTGATCCCTCCCGACGCCGGCACCATCCGCTTCAACGGCCGGGCCATGGCCGACATGGCGCGCGACGAACGCCAGTCATTCCACAAAGATGTGCAGATGATCTTTCAGGATCCGTTCTCCTCCCTGAATCCGCGCATGCGGGTGGGTGACATCGTGGGCGAGGCGTTGGACATCCACGGACTCGCTCCGCGCGGGGGACGCCGGGCCAGGACCCTGGAACTGCTGGATATGGTGGGGCTTCAGGCAGGCCATGCGGACCGCTATCCCCACGAATTCTCAGGCGGCCAGCGGCAGAGGATCGGCATTGCCCGGGCCATTGCGGTCTCGCCCCGTGTCATTGTGGCCGATGAACCGGTGTCCGCCCTGGACCTCTCCATCCAAGCCCAGATCATCAACCTCCTGCAGCAGTTGAAACGGGACCTGGGGCTCTCATATCTCTTCATTGCCCACGACCTGTCCGTGGTCAGACATCTGAGCGATCGGGTTGCGGTCATGTACCTGGGAAAAATCGTGGAGATCGGGACGCGGGATGCTGTGTTTTCGCGGTTTCAGCACCCCTACACCGAGGCGCTCCTGTCGGCGGTCCCCCGCGTAAAGGCGGGGCTCAGCCACAAACGAATCATCCTGGCAGGCGATCCGCCTTCACCGCTAAATCCGCCACAGGCCTGCCCTTTCCACCCGCGATGCCCCTATGCAGAGGCAATTTGCCGTACTGATGTCCCCCCCTTGGAGGAGAAGGGAACCGGCCATTTTGCAGCGTGCCACCTAAGTAAAAAACTGTTTGGTATACCGACACCTTTTTCTTGA
- a CDS encoding ArsR/SmtB family transcription factor → MEMEEFDKSRNFTDEAEIFKVLGHPVRLKIVAGLCTRECNVKHIWECLGLPQATVSQHLALLKNKGIIEGKRDGVEVHYTVVHPLAKKLIDVLG, encoded by the coding sequence ATGGAAATGGAAGAATTCGACAAGAGCAGAAATTTCACCGATGAAGCGGAAATCTTCAAGGTACTCGGCCACCCGGTCAGGCTCAAGATCGTGGCGGGGCTCTGCACAAGGGAATGTAACGTTAAGCATATCTGGGAGTGTCTCGGCCTTCCCCAGGCAACCGTTTCCCAGCATCTGGCCCTGCTCAAGAACAAGGGGATCATCGAAGGCAAGCGCGACGGCGTCGAGGTCCACTATACTGTGGTCCACCCCTTGGCCAAAAAGCTCATCGACGTGCTCGGCTAG
- a CDS encoding class I SAM-dependent rRNA methyltransferase — protein MNGTNRTRIILNRGEERRIRGGHPWVFSNEIRDIQGERLPGITADIFDTGGGFLGTGYYNPRSLIAARLLTRERADIDNRDFFLERIGRALALRRQLYPGMETFRLVHGEGDFLPGLVIDKYGEWLSIQLLTAGMDARRELIVATLTELLAPRGIVARNDVAVRSLEGLVEEVEVLAGETPGELEIEEHGLRFRVDIMGGQKTGHFLDQKENHLLLKGISEGKRVLDCFSYSGSWGIHAAAFGAAETLCLDVSERAAALVMANARLNGLGDRVRAEVCDAFERLASLRHEGRRFGVVVLDPPAFVKSKKALKEAEKGYLTVNRRGMELLEEGGYLITCSCSYHMGREPLRELLAQAARQAGRHMRVVGVRSQAPDHPVLLAVPETEYLKCFILQAV, from the coding sequence ATGAACGGAACGAACAGGACACGGATCATCCTCAACCGCGGCGAGGAGCGCCGGATCAGGGGCGGACACCCCTGGGTCTTCAGCAACGAGATCCGCGATATCCAGGGTGAGCGGCTCCCGGGCATCACCGCCGACATCTTCGACACCGGCGGCGGTTTCCTGGGAACGGGGTACTACAATCCCCGGTCACTGATCGCGGCGCGCCTCCTCACGCGGGAGCGGGCCGACATCGACAACCGGGACTTCTTTCTGGAACGGATCGGCCGAGCGCTGGCGCTACGTCGGCAGCTCTACCCGGGCATGGAAACCTTTCGCCTGGTGCACGGCGAAGGGGATTTCCTGCCGGGACTCGTGATCGACAAGTACGGCGAATGGCTGTCCATCCAGCTTCTGACTGCCGGGATGGACGCCCGACGGGAGCTGATCGTGGCGACGCTGACGGAACTCCTGGCCCCCCGAGGGATCGTTGCCCGCAACGATGTGGCGGTGAGATCGCTGGAAGGACTCGTCGAAGAGGTGGAGGTCCTGGCGGGGGAAACACCCGGCGAACTTGAGATCGAAGAGCATGGCCTCCGGTTCAGGGTGGATATCATGGGTGGGCAAAAGACCGGACACTTCCTGGACCAGAAGGAGAATCATCTCCTCCTGAAGGGGATCAGCGAAGGGAAGCGGGTACTCGACTGCTTTTCCTATTCGGGCAGCTGGGGGATCCACGCCGCGGCCTTCGGTGCCGCGGAAACACTGTGTCTGGATGTTTCGGAGCGGGCGGCCGCCCTGGTCATGGCCAATGCCCGGCTCAACGGCCTGGGAGACAGGGTGCGGGCCGAGGTCTGCGATGCCTTCGAGCGACTGGCGAGCCTGCGTCACGAGGGACGGCGCTTCGGTGTGGTGGTCCTTGATCCGCCGGCCTTCGTAAAGAGCAAAAAGGCCCTGAAGGAGGCGGAAAAGGGCTACCTGACCGTCAACCGGCGGGGAATGGAGCTGTTGGAGGAGGGGGGATACCTCATCACCTGCTCATGCTCCTACCATATGGGAAGAGAGCCGCTCCGGGAGCTTCTGGCCCAGGCTGCCCGTCAGGCCGGTCGCCACATGAGGGTGGTGGGCGTCCGGTCCCAGGCGCCGGACCACCCGGTGCTGCTGGCCGTGCCGGAAACCGAATACCTCAAGTGCTTCATTCTCCAGGCGGTCTGA
- the bioC gene encoding malonyl-ACP O-methyltransferase BioC, translating into MIDRRKVRNAFHRGAADYDAYAAVQKRVMERILSLLFAEGVEPARILDVGAGTGALALRLADRYPSAAITCVDLAHGMARQARDNLGRTMERLVAVADAEHLPLRDGVFDLVVSTSTFQWLTTLDRAFAEARRVLADDGLFAFALFGDGTFKELKASYRAALHSVPRGGRDRTHRFFTRDEVRAALARAGFRSVEVFDEDEVEYHPDVPAFLRSVKRIGAGNASPVAGRGLSGRRVMETMMRTYAERFGGADGIPATYTVVYGVGKR; encoded by the coding sequence ATGATTGATCGCCGCAAGGTCCGCAACGCCTTCCACCGGGGGGCCGCCGACTATGATGCCTATGCCGCGGTGCAGAAGCGGGTCATGGAGCGGATACTTTCCCTCCTCTTCGCCGAGGGGGTCGAGCCGGCCCGGATTCTCGACGTGGGGGCCGGCACCGGCGCCCTTGCCCTGCGCCTTGCCGACCGCTACCCGTCGGCCGCCATAACCTGCGTTGATCTGGCCCACGGCATGGCCCGGCAGGCCCGCGACAACCTGGGCCGGACCATGGAGCGCCTGGTTGCCGTGGCCGATGCGGAGCATCTTCCCCTTCGCGACGGTGTCTTCGACCTGGTAGTCTCCACCTCCACCTTCCAGTGGCTCACCACGCTCGACCGGGCCTTCGCGGAGGCCCGCAGGGTTCTGGCCGATGACGGGCTGTTCGCTTTTGCCCTGTTTGGCGACGGGACCTTCAAGGAACTCAAGGCATCCTACCGGGCCGCTCTCCATTCGGTGCCGCGCGGCGGCCGGGATCGGACCCACCGGTTCTTTACGCGGGACGAGGTGCGGGCGGCGCTGGCGCGGGCGGGATTCAGGTCGGTTGAGGTTTTCGATGAAGACGAGGTGGAATACCACCCGGACGTGCCGGCCTTTCTCCGCTCCGTGAAGCGGATCGGCGCCGGCAACGCCTCGCCGGTCGCCGGGCGGGGCCTTTCGGGGAGGCGGGTCATGGAAACGATGATGCGGACGTATGCCGAGCGCTTCGGCGGTGCCGATGGAATTCCAGCCACCTACACGGTGGTCTATGGGGTGGGGAAGCGTTAG
- a CDS encoding alpha/beta fold hydrolase, which yields MPFLQIDHNLTIHYDDEGDGFPLVLVHGWAMEGGVWAFQRPLASSFRVITVDLRGHGRSTAPGDGYGLADFAADIVVLFDELGLERAAIVGWSLGAQAALEAAPLLGDRLAALVLVGATPRFSATDGWLHGLPATECRGLGLRLRRTFDAALDGFFHSMFAEGELSDESERLIGQEITASWRRPAATAAQAALVTLAESDQRHLLEKIRVPTLVIHGDRDAICPLEAGAHLADHLPLGRFLLFAGTGHAPFLSRPREFNSEVTRFLREVAGDD from the coding sequence ATGCCGTTTCTTCAAATAGACCATAACCTGACGATTCATTATGACGACGAGGGGGACGGCTTCCCCCTGGTGCTCGTCCACGGCTGGGCCATGGAAGGGGGCGTCTGGGCCTTCCAGCGGCCGCTGGCATCCTCGTTCCGGGTAATCACCGTGGATCTCAGGGGCCACGGCCGGTCCACGGCGCCGGGTGACGGGTACGGCCTCGCCGATTTCGCGGCAGATATCGTGGTGCTGTTTGACGAGCTTGGCCTGGAACGGGCCGCGATTGTCGGCTGGTCCCTCGGTGCCCAGGCGGCCCTGGAGGCGGCACCGCTGCTGGGAGACCGCCTTGCCGCGCTCGTGCTCGTGGGGGCGACCCCCCGGTTCTCGGCAACGGATGGATGGCTCCACGGTCTCCCCGCCACCGAATGTCGGGGGCTGGGGCTGCGTCTGCGGCGCACGTTCGACGCGGCGCTTGACGGCTTTTTCCACAGCATGTTCGCAGAGGGGGAACTCTCTGACGAATCCGAACGGCTCATCGGGCAAGAGATCACCGCATCGTGGCGCCGTCCCGCAGCCACGGCCGCTCAGGCTGCCCTCGTCACCCTGGCGGAAAGCGACCAGCGCCACCTCCTGGAGAAAATTCGAGTGCCCACCCTGGTTATTCACGGCGACCGGGACGCCATCTGTCCCCTCGAAGCCGGCGCCCATCTGGCGGATCATCTTCCCCTGGGCCGATTCCTGTTGTTCGCCGGAACCGGCCATGCCCCCTTTCTTTCCCGTCCCCGGGAATTCAACAGCGAGGTGACACGCTTTCTGCGCGAGGTGGCCGGAGATGATTGA
- the bioF gene encoding 8-amino-7-oxononanoate synthase: protein MTRSIAGELQQLREQGLYRSLRTVAGSQGSRVVAEGREVVLLCSNNYLGLADHPSLKRAAVEAVERYGTGSGASRLVSGTMELHAALEERLARFKGTEAALVFNSGYAANSGIIPALVGRGDVVFSDRLNHASIVDGCLLSRARFVRYPHNDMNALERLLAEHRGAGRMLIVTDGVFSMDGDLAPLPALVALKRQYGALLMVDDAHGTGVLGESGRGSAEQFEVAADIDLQMGTLGKALGGFGAYVAASAEVVELLINRARSFIFSTSLPPAVLAAARAALDLVDSPEGKALRRRLARSAALFRDALQEAGFDTMGSETQIVPALVGEAEPAMTFTRRLLEEGFYVQGIRPPTVPAGTCRLRCTLMATHDESDLERAVAAMARIGKELGIV, encoded by the coding sequence GTGACGCGAAGCATTGCCGGAGAATTGCAGCAACTCAGGGAACAGGGCCTTTACCGGAGCCTGCGGACCGTCGCAGGGAGCCAAGGGAGTCGGGTCGTGGCGGAGGGGAGGGAGGTGGTGCTCCTCTGCTCCAACAATTACCTGGGACTGGCCGACCACCCCAGCCTCAAACGGGCGGCCGTGGAGGCCGTGGAGCGCTACGGCACGGGCAGCGGAGCCTCGCGGCTCGTCTCCGGCACCATGGAACTCCATGCAGCCCTGGAGGAACGGCTTGCCCGGTTCAAGGGGACCGAGGCGGCGCTGGTCTTCAATTCGGGGTACGCGGCCAACAGCGGCATCATCCCTGCCCTGGTCGGCCGGGGCGACGTGGTGTTCTCGGACCGGCTCAATCATGCAAGCATCGTGGACGGATGCCTGCTCTCCCGCGCCCGGTTCGTTCGCTACCCCCACAACGACATGAACGCCCTGGAGCGGCTCCTGGCCGAGCACCGGGGCGCCGGCCGCATGCTCATCGTCACCGACGGCGTCTTCAGCATGGACGGCGATCTGGCCCCGCTCCCCGCATTGGTGGCGCTCAAGCGGCAGTACGGCGCGCTGCTTATGGTGGACGACGCTCACGGCACCGGGGTGCTGGGGGAGAGCGGGCGGGGGAGCGCCGAACAGTTCGAGGTGGCGGCCGACATCGATCTCCAGATGGGGACCCTCGGCAAGGCCCTTGGTGGCTTCGGTGCCTATGTCGCCGCCTCCGCCGAGGTGGTGGAACTGCTCATAAACCGGGCCCGCAGCTTCATCTTCTCCACGTCGCTCCCCCCGGCGGTCCTGGCAGCGGCCCGGGCCGCCCTGGACTTGGTTGACTCCCCCGAAGGTAAAGCGCTGCGTCGCCGTCTGGCCCGCTCCGCCGCTCTGTTCCGGGACGCGCTGCAGGAGGCCGGCTTCGACACCATGGGGAGCGAAACCCAGATCGTTCCTGCCCTCGTGGGCGAGGCCGAACCGGCCATGACCTTTACCCGGCGGCTCCTTGAGGAGGGATTCTACGTCCAGGGCATTCGCCCCCCCACGGTGCCGGCCGGCACCTGCCGTCTCCGCTGTACTCTCATGGCGACCCACGACGAGTCCGACCTGGAGCGCGCCGTGGCCGCCATGGCGCGGATCGGCAAAGAACTGGGCATTGTGTGA
- a CDS encoding metallophosphoesterase family protein: protein MNHTTHSRRFVIPDIHGCALTLDRLLSGVLGLTRRDDLYLLGDYIDRGPRSREVMDLLISLSLKGYRVHTLRGNHEEMFLNSCRDRNAFRLWTLNGGLATLESFGVEDACEIPAHYHRFMEQMPCYLVLSDFVLVHASLDFSLPDPFANREAMLWSRSLEVRRERLGGRRVIGGHTPMNRQEIERGLATDRIVLDNGCVYPERPGMGSLTALELDTMTLHFQENIDQ, encoded by the coding sequence GTGAACCATACGACCCATTCCCGCCGTTTCGTCATCCCCGACATCCATGGATGCGCTCTGACCCTTGACCGGCTTCTGTCCGGGGTCCTGGGCCTGACGCGCCGGGATGACCTCTACCTGCTGGGGGATTACATCGACCGGGGCCCCCGGAGCCGCGAGGTCATGGACCTGCTCATCTCCCTGTCGCTCAAGGGCTACCGGGTTCACACACTGCGGGGCAACCACGAGGAAATGTTCCTGAACAGCTGCCGGGACCGGAACGCCTTCAGGCTCTGGACGCTGAACGGCGGTCTCGCCACCCTCGAAAGCTTCGGCGTCGAGGACGCCTGCGAGATCCCCGCCCACTATCACCGCTTCATGGAGCAGATGCCCTGCTACCTGGTGCTGTCGGATTTCGTGCTGGTCCACGCAAGCCTCGACTTCTCGCTCCCCGACCCGTTCGCCAATCGGGAGGCGATGCTCTGGAGCCGCTCCCTGGAGGTGCGCAGGGAACGGCTCGGCGGGCGCCGGGTCATCGGCGGCCACACCCCCATGAACCGGCAGGAGATCGAGCGGGGGCTGGCCACGGACCGGATCGTCCTCGACAACGGCTGCGTCTACCCGGAGCGGCCGGGGATGGGATCCCTGACGGCCCTGGAACTCGACACCATGACGCTCCATTTCCAGGAGAACATCGACCAATGA
- a CDS encoding secondary thiamine-phosphate synthase enzyme YjbQ produces the protein MKHFRKELWFETRQRRQFINITPTVRECLRESGIREGLLLCNAMHITASVFINDDESGLHHDFEVWLEGLAPEKPYDRYRHNGYEDNADAHLKRTVMGREVVVAVTAGELDLGPWEQIFYGEFDGKRRKRVLIKIIGE, from the coding sequence ATGAAACACTTCCGCAAGGAACTCTGGTTCGAGACACGCCAGCGCCGCCAGTTCATCAACATTACCCCGACGGTGCGGGAATGTCTGCGGGAAAGCGGCATCCGTGAGGGGCTGCTCCTCTGCAATGCCATGCACATCACGGCAAGCGTCTTTATCAACGACGACGAGTCGGGGCTCCACCACGACTTCGAGGTCTGGCTGGAGGGGCTTGCTCCCGAAAAACCCTATGATCGTTACCGTCACAACGGTTACGAGGACAACGCCGATGCCCACCTGAAACGGACGGTTATGGGCCGGGAGGTGGTGGTTGCGGTCACGGCCGGCGAACTGGACCTGGGGCCGTGGGAGCAGATCTTCTACGGAGAGTTCGACGGCAAGCGCCGCAAGCGTGTGCTGATAAAAATTATCGGCGAGTGA
- a CDS encoding GGDEF domain-containing protein, translated as MNTLTAKHFIIFVIPAALLAATFWFMPRVPELPPARLELLPHLPYPAIALGAILSIHFHRGRALFVFLLLAVSYWSFQGNATELPRGIEATVLYQAVTLLVPLNIALFSLMRERGIVTVAGRIRFAFLGLQALLVWWAMTPGHVAVQQLLAGHLSAAGVVAGSPLPPPAIPAIVLSGLLVAARAGLKQSPVDSAFLGVLVAFAVAGNGIAHPHVTPVFMTAAAVILSLGVLKDSYNMAFRDELTGLPSRRALSEQLTWLGRRYSVAMVDVDHFKKFNDTYGHDVGDQVLRLVAAKLRGVGGGGKAYRYGGEEFTILFPHRSREEVLGRLEELRRAIADYQMRLRSSDRPASSREGKRQRSGMPQGRGCVSVTISIGVAESSSELRRPADVIKAADDALYRAKGRGRNQVST; from the coding sequence GTGAACACCCTGACGGCAAAACATTTCATCATCTTCGTGATTCCCGCTGCGCTTCTGGCGGCAACCTTCTGGTTCATGCCCCGGGTGCCGGAGCTGCCCCCGGCACGACTTGAGCTACTCCCCCATCTCCCCTATCCGGCGATTGCCCTCGGCGCCATTCTCTCCATCCACTTCCACCGGGGACGGGCATTGTTCGTCTTTTTACTGCTGGCTGTCTCGTACTGGAGCTTTCAGGGGAATGCGACGGAACTCCCCAGGGGAATCGAGGCCACGGTGCTCTACCAGGCCGTCACCCTGCTCGTGCCGCTCAACATCGCCCTGTTCTCGCTCATGCGGGAACGCGGAATCGTTACGGTAGCGGGGCGAATCCGCTTCGCATTCCTGGGGCTCCAGGCACTGCTCGTCTGGTGGGCCATGACACCGGGGCACGTGGCGGTCCAGCAGCTGCTGGCGGGTCATTTGAGCGCTGCCGGTGTGGTCGCCGGGTCTCCTCTCCCACCTCCGGCCATCCCGGCAATAGTCCTCTCGGGCTTGCTGGTGGCGGCGCGGGCAGGACTGAAACAGTCTCCCGTGGACAGCGCGTTCCTGGGGGTCCTGGTGGCCTTTGCCGTGGCGGGCAACGGCATCGCCCACCCCCATGTCACCCCGGTCTTCATGACTGCCGCGGCAGTTATCCTCTCACTCGGCGTGCTCAAGGATTCCTACAACATGGCGTTCCGGGACGAGTTGACGGGTCTCCCGTCCCGCCGGGCGCTCAGCGAGCAGCTTACCTGGCTGGGCCGGCGCTACAGCGTTGCCATGGTTGACGTCGACCACTTCAAAAAGTTCAACGACACCTACGGACACGACGTGGGGGATCAGGTGCTCCGGCTGGTGGCGGCAAAACTGCGCGGCGTGGGAGGTGGGGGCAAGGCCTACCGCTACGGCGGCGAAGAGTTCACCATCCTTTTCCCCCATCGGTCGCGGGAAGAGGTCCTCGGCCGCCTGGAAGAGTTGCGACGGGCCATCGCCGATTACCAGATGCGCCTGCGCTCCTCGGACCGGCCCGCCTCAAGCAGGGAGGGAAAGAGGCAGCGCTCCGGCATGCCCCAAGGGCGCGGCTGCGTCTCGGTAACCATCAGCATCGGCGTGGCTGAAAGCAGCAGCGAACTTCGCCGGCCCGCCGATGTCATCAAGGCGGCCGACGACGCCCTCTACCGCGCCAAGGGGCGCGGCCGCAACCAGGTGAGCACCTGA
- a CDS encoding lipoprotein, with product MKSGFIAAFTLAAFTITSLTGCVTVSEEHKGAAKGAGYGAAAGAIAGAVLAGEGSRTKGAVLGGLAGALIGGLIGNYTIDRKYTAEQTATRYNYQPASGTMVRIENITTTPTSVNAGEKVEIQTTYALLTPSATAQTNVTESVEIRYGGDLVGNPEATVAHTGGTYTSTIPIILPADAKKGSYKVIATVKTDSGKDTRETSFTVR from the coding sequence ATGAAAAGCGGATTCATAGCGGCGTTTACCCTGGCAGCATTTACCATCACTTCGCTTACCGGGTGCGTGACGGTATCCGAAGAGCACAAGGGAGCGGCAAAGGGAGCCGGCTACGGAGCGGCGGCGGGCGCCATCGCAGGAGCGGTGCTTGCCGGCGAGGGATCACGCACCAAGGGGGCTGTCCTCGGCGGCCTTGCGGGCGCCCTCATCGGAGGACTCATCGGCAACTACACCATCGACCGCAAGTACACCGCGGAGCAGACCGCGACCCGGTACAACTACCAACCCGCCTCGGGCACCATGGTGCGGATAGAGAATATCACCACTACGCCCACGAGCGTCAATGCTGGCGAAAAAGTGGAAATCCAGACCACCTACGCCCTGCTGACCCCTTCCGCCACGGCCCAGACCAACGTGACCGAGTCGGTTGAGATTCGCTACGGCGGCGACCTCGTCGGCAACCCTGAAGCCACCGTCGCCCACACGGGAGGCACCTACACCTCAACCATCCCGATCATCCTGCCGGCGGATGCCAAAAAGGGAAGCTACAAGGTGATCGCCACCGTCAAGACCGACTCGGGGAAAGATACGCGCGAGACGTCCTTTACGGTGCGCTAA
- a CDS encoding hemerythrin family protein, giving the protein MWTDDLTVGIWEIDTQHRALFAQLEKLLDACMVGRELEEVMEMIVFLDGYVDTHFEAEERLQREGGYPEYEKHRAEHLIFRTNLERLKAELVESGATRDLVLRVNQVLIDWLKTHIRNVDAAMSEFLLKKSGQLADMRQ; this is encoded by the coding sequence ATGTGGACCGATGATTTGACAGTGGGCATCTGGGAAATTGACACCCAGCACCGGGCGCTCTTCGCCCAGCTTGAAAAGCTTCTCGACGCCTGTATGGTTGGGCGGGAGCTGGAGGAGGTCATGGAGATGATCGTGTTCCTCGACGGCTACGTCGATACTCACTTCGAAGCCGAGGAGCGTCTCCAGCGAGAGGGAGGGTACCCCGAGTACGAGAAACATCGGGCCGAGCATCTCATCTTTCGCACCAACCTGGAACGGTTGAAGGCCGAGCTGGTGGAGTCGGGAGCAACGCGGGATTTAGTGCTGAGGGTGAATCAGGTGCTCATTGACTGGCTCAAGACGCACATCCGCAACGTCGATGCCGCCATGAGTGAGTTTTTGCTCAAGAAATCAGGGCAACTTGCCGATATGAGACAGTAA